TGCATTGGCTGCGCGCGATACGAGGGGCCTGATCAAGCTCGTCGCCGACAGGAACACCGACAAGTTACTCGGCGGCCAGATCATGGCACCCGAAGGTTCGGACAGCATCCAGACACTGGCTATGGCCCTTAAATTCGAGATGACGGCAAAGGCATTGGGAGAAACGATTTTTCCGTATCTGACAACTGTCGAAGGTTTAAAACTTGCGGCCCAGACATTCGACAAGGACGTAACCAAACTTTCGTGCTGTGCGGGCTAACAAAAGTTAGCCGAGAAGAACTATAGAGAGGCAAGTGTAGTGAACGTTAAAATTTGCCCGAGCTGCGGATGTTCTTTGGTGCGGCTTGGAATTGCCGAAGTTCAGGCGGTACAACTTGACCATGCTGGGTCTACGTATTTTTTCTGTTGCCAGGGATGCGCCGATATTTTCCAAGAACAGCCCGATCATTTTGTCGAAGAGGTTAAGGACATGCATGTTTGCCCTTCATGCCTTGCTGAAAAACCATCCGCCTACACGGTTCCTGTAGCGCATAATGGACAGGAACTTCGGTTCTGTCGCTGCCCCCATTGCGCAGAGGTTTTTGCAAAAGACCCGGACTTCTATCTCGATCGCTTGACCGGAAAAACTGACTTCAAGGGCCTGTTTAGTGAGTCAGGATCGGCATGTTGTTAGCTCAATTCCAAGACAGCGGCGTGAGGCGTTCGAACCAACGCAGTCTTTGCTCACCCCGATCTTAGCACTCTAGGCCGACGACAAAGATTAAGGAAAACCACTGCGATGACAGATTCCATTCGAATATCCAGCCAGCAGCAATCCCGATTGGAGATAGTGTTCGATCATTTGGAAGCCTCGGAAGATGCTCGGCGAAGATTGGCGCAACCCAAACAGACCATCACCGTGAACATTCCAGTGCGAATGGATGACGGTTCACTAAAAGTAGTTCAAGGCTGGCGCGTTCAATATGATGACACGCGCGGCCCGAGCAAAGGTGGGATCCGGTTCCATGAGGACGTTACAGCCAAAGAAGTGACCGCGCTAAGTTTCTGGATGACCATCAAATGTGCTGTCGTCGATTTGCCCTTTGGTGGCGCAAAGGGCGGTGTTTGTGTCGATCCGAAGACTTTGTCTCGGCTCGAACTGGAGCAGCTGTCTCGCGGTTATATGCGCGCAGTTTATGATGTTGTTGGGCCTGACCGCGACATACCTGCACCCGACGTCAATACCAATGCGACTGTAATGGGATGGATGGCCGACGAATTTACTCAGATTGAGCGCCGTCAAGTTCCGGCGGTCATCACAGGAAAACCGTTGGGGCTTGGCGGCTCCCAGGGGCGTGAGGCGGCGACAGGACAAGGCGCGCTACAGGTTCTGAATATATGGGCCCAGCGAGCAGGAAAGTCGCCGGAAGATCTAACGGTCGCTGTGCAA
This genomic window from Qipengyuania sp. HL-TH1 contains:
- a CDS encoding YHS domain-containing protein — its product is MNVKICPSCGCSLVRLGIAEVQAVQLDHAGSTYFFCCQGCADIFQEQPDHFVEEVKDMHVCPSCLAEKPSAYTVPVAHNGQELRFCRCPHCAEVFAKDPDFYLDRLTGKTDFKGLFSESGSACC
- a CDS encoding Glu/Leu/Phe/Val dehydrogenase is translated as MTDSIRISSQQQSRLEIVFDHLEASEDARRRLAQPKQTITVNIPVRMDDGSLKVVQGWRVQYDDTRGPSKGGIRFHEDVTAKEVTALSFWMTIKCAVVDLPFGGAKGGVCVDPKTLSRLELEQLSRGYMRAVYDVVGPDRDIPAPDVNTNATVMGWMADEFTQIERRQVPAVITGKPLGLGGSQGREAATGQGALQVLNIWAQRAGKSPEDLTVAVQGFGNAGYHFARLAHEAGYKVVAVSDSKGAIYSNDGLDPEPIWRHKHKTRELKGMVYCDTSVCEEADFDQLTNDELLELDVDVLVLAALENAITQENAEGVRSALILEIANGPISPEADSILSDCNIEILPDVLVNSGGVIVSYLEWVQNRSGDYWAEEAVEHRLAERLDREAKSCFQLADDEGVSMRIAAYMQGIGRIAQAMDHRGSQDFFNSASS